The sequence below is a genomic window from Cicer arietinum cultivar CDC Frontier isolate Library 1 chromosome 6, Cicar.CDCFrontier_v2.0, whole genome shotgun sequence.
CAACTGCTTTTGCGAGCATTGTCTGCAACATTTGGAAGATAAATTCCAGTTATTcgtttatttgaaataaaaaactaaaataacacTGTCATATACATATTTCCCAATCATCGgaatatgaaaatagaaaagCAATACATTTCTTCCAAcgtaacattttttaaaatatatagttttattCACAAAAAAATAACATTCTCTTACAAACTTAGTATGAAACTCACAAAACAACCATACAAATATTTCTGAGGAAAAATCAATACAAACCTTTCCTGTCCCTGGGGGGCCAAAAAGGAGAATGCCCTTCCATGGTGATAACAGACCTTTAAAGTACCTAGACAAATGAAAAAGATCGGTTTCAATAAGAGGGAAAAAAAATCATCCTATATCtcaaataagtttttatttgCACACATGCAAGTGGAGAAAATCAACTAGTTAACCATTTCAAAACAATATCTTAAATCTTAACATAGCCGTTTGTAGCATTAGTAGGTGCTTCAAATCAAGATTGCGACAAATTTCTAAAACAATAAACTAATTGACTGATGTGGTCaaaattgcaaaataaaaaatcttgagGCCATGAGGAGTATTCAACTCATGAGTTGGCCGGACTTAGTCCCTTTGAATCaagtaatttaaaatgaaacaaagaaaaaagtttACAGAAGGAGAATAAGAAATTGTCCAGAGTAACCAAGAAACAAAAACACTTCATGGATATTACAATAAATCCTCCACCGATTTGTATATTCCATACAGTTCTGTGAATACTATAACATCATGGAGTATATAGTGCAAATTTATTACTTGGCGAGTGCTACATAAAATATTGGCTTgtgtaaaagaaaataaacataCGATACTTACTTTCAAAACTAAAGCAATGTTTTAGCTATCATACAGTTCAACTAAAATGTGAGGAAGTTGATCTTAATGCTCTTATTATCACTGTTTTCATCTTAAAACTTTAAAAAGACAAGTCAATTTACTGATAAAGGTAAATGAGCTACAACATGTCAACACCCATAAAAAAGATCCCATTTCTAGCATATACAAGAATCTTGACGAATAGTGAAGCAAAAAGGGCACCAGTAGCTCTAAGGAATATTAGGCATAAAAAGTTTTCATTAGTGATACATACTTGGGATACTTAATCGGCATCACAACAGCTTCTTTCAGTAAACGTTTGGCATTCTCTAACCCCTTGATGCTTTCCCATTTCACATCTGGACTCCCACGAATGATATCCCTGCCAATAATATTATGTAAAATGATAAATACATACATGAAAATAGACCTTAAACAGAATAGAAAGACATGAGAAAACCTTGACCAACACACAATGTCCATGCAGTCACCGCCAGTTGTCTCAAGGGTGTGTAAAAGactgagaaaataaattttacctaCTTAAGCTCTCCGCTAAAGTACGCATTTCTGCAGATTCAAAAGGTGGTAGCAAAGACTTCTGCCTGTAAATGTTAAggataattataattatcagTACTTCGGAGAATGAAGAAATACTCTATCTTCCATATAGTCCTTTAATAGTCAGAAAATTCATACAGTGATATTACAAATGGTTACAATTAAGATCAAAGGATCAATTTCAATTGTTCTTAAAGATGCATAATTGTACAATATCGTACGTTGTTGCTTTTGTTAGAAATAAATTCTTAATCATCAATACAGAACCCAAGAGTCAGAGAACCCATGAGATGATGATACTAGTAATAGTTACAATTGTGAGTAAAGATCAAATGATCAATTTCAGTAGTGGCTATTAAACTATGCACAACTATATCATATTGTCGTTTTCTTTCCATTAGCTGGGGAAAAAGCCTGAAAGAAACAGAGTAAGCATGAAACTTGGCAAATTCAAAAGGtaacaaaagaaaatagaaaattccTAGATCTTATCACTGTCTGATCCCACTTGTCTAATTTTTAGCATCAAGAACTTTAGTCATAGTTGAACCAATTTGTTGCTAAATAAATTGTAGATGATAACCTATATGTCTGAGATACCAATGACatttaaaattccaaaaaattaCACCACAAGCATTTTCGTTAAATAAAATTGTgatttcatttattaaataaatgacacaAGGCACAAATTCAACGAGTTAACTTGGCAATTTCTGCAGCTTTTTTAAAAgtatcatatttaatatataaaaaattcagtTGGCAGAGTAAGTAATCGGTTTTCTCTCAAAAATTCAGACACATCAGTATTAGTGCCACAAAGATTAGCACATGGATAGGGCATGCTAGGCTAATATAGTATTCACCCATGGACGAACTGTTTTCATTCCTAGCTAATTAATCAACTTAAAACGGATATTTGGgcaatgaaatgatgttttttcAGATATTTGGTTGACTAGATATTTAATTATCCAATCTTAAACTTTATTCACAACTCAAGTATTTTAATACTATTCCCTCTCTGATTATGTTCGACTAATCCTCACAGCAGAACAGAAACTGAGTATGTGCCAATTACAAGGCCCAAAAATACAAAGTAATGGATCAAAGAACCATACGGCTTTTCATCTATATTGTTTGGTGCAAAACCATTTGTAGGCGTCGGATTATGCCCCTGAAACACAGAGAATTGCGGCATGACAAATCACAAATCAGTGATATTTGAAGAAGCAACAACCACTTCACATGAAACTTGATGTATCAGACATGGTACCTGGCTTTGGAACTGCTCGTAAATAGCCCTATCTGATGTTATTTTGGTCTGTAAATTGCCATTGGATGCAATGCCGTTCGAACTGCCATTACCAACGGCCTTATCAACAGTCTCAACAGTCTCACCATTCTCCACCAGTTTCTTCCTACCAAGCCTAGCATCATAATACGCTTTGAACTCCTGGAGATACGAATAAACAAAAGATTCAAAATCACATCTAACAAGCGACTAGTAAACAAACCAAAAAAATTGAATCTAACCAAATCAACAAACCAAAAAACATtgcatcataaaaaataaaagagcaaTTGGTAAATTTTCGAATAATTTCGGAAAGCTAGTAGTAAACGAGAGAAAAATCGATTCTAGCAACAAGAACAGCTCGAATTGTCTCAAGAGAAGATTGAAGAATCATCCGTCTACTACAGCATCATGATTCAAGAtagattaacaattaacatgAAGTTCTACTAGAATAGAACAGTTTATATGTAAAAATAGAATCGATTCATAAAAACgactaaaaaaattgaaaaaaatctgGAATCCAAGATTTTAGTAGTTAGGGAAATTTTATCGGGAAACAAagcggaaaaaaaaaatgaattaaaaccTGGAAGGACCAGCGAGTAGGCATTGGTTCATCGGCCATTTTAGAGAGAGAAAGTGAGAGTTGAAAAGGTGTTTCTCTCTCTAGAATGGATGAAGAACGTGCTAGCAAGCAAGTAAGTGGGCACCGCAACTGTGAAGAGTGAGGCCAGCGAAGAAATGAACGAGCAGAAATAAAGTATTCATAGTTGAGGTAAGGTAGAAGGAAACACTTGAATCACGTGTTACGCCACGTGCGTTTTTCTAACTCGTTGCAACACTGTTTTaaacttattatatttcaattatatgtttttaatagatttaaatatatttttacttcttactattataattttttttattaattatcataagttttatttatttacttatacatatgcaaatataatttttttttaaataatttttttttcaattttttatacaaaaattctaACACTATTAAGTTGAAAACTAATTAAACAATTACCCTTGTTAAACCTAAATATTTCAGGTTTCCCTAGAAAAAACTTAAATCGTGAAAGCCTTCGTCTTCATCATTTCTCATCGATGGCGACCAAGTAGTGTCTCATTGACGACGGTCACAAACTCATGTATGTGAACGACAACACTTTGGTTTAGTTTTTTTCCTGTGTCTCCGCACAATTGGAGTTCAAGATTATGGGACAATTGTTGGTGTTGGTCTTGTTGCAACACATTTCATGTTGTGGGTGTTGAGGACGCTAGTGGATAACCTCCAAAACTTTAAGATGAAGTTGATCCTCAATCTGAGGCTCTTGTTGTAGAGCTTGATGCTACATTTAAGGCTTCTCAACCCAGTTCTTCTGCTAACGCTCGTGTGTCTTCATTTGTTGTTGCTTCTGCATTTGTTAATGTGGTTGTGTCAACtattgcttatgttgttttttatgtgcttgttgttgcatttgcatctgaaattgttgttgcttatgtgtttgttgttgtgtttgtgtcGGTCACTGCCTCTGATGCTACTACAAATGAAGACACGTGAGCTTTAGCAATTTATGTaatcattacaaaaatttgtaatttgtaTGTGAAATTCTACAATGTTAAATAATTCTCCAATTATTAGTCACTTTAGCTAGCTACCCATGTTGCTTATATGATTTCacatttttgtttgttgttgattttgtagaaaatgaaaaacaaaaccaaaagTTGCAAGGAAAGTAGGTGTTAAGAATGTGAGGAGAAGTGAtggattgaagactacttttaaAGGTGTTTACAATGGTTGGTCTTGGAAGTGATTCACGAAGTCCATTACTAATAGATGATGATCATCATCATCGAGCAAGTCCATTAATAGTTGGTGATGGATGAAGTTCACAACCTATTTTGCATTATCCTAAACTTGGAGGTTGTCTGGATGAATTAAGAAATTGGGATCAGATTTGTAGGAGAATGATTAAGTGACCATTTgaagtttttattttgtattttggaTGACTCAGTGACCATTTTGtagttgttattttgttttttggttGTTGTAGGAAACTTAAGTTAACtgttaatgtaatttaattatGAATGACAATTGTCTATTTTGGTCCAGACAATATGATTTTGTGTGTCTTGGTTAAGACAATATGTTTCTATGTATTTTGGTTATGAATCTTACGAATGAGAGTTGTctattttgattaaattaattcattttgttAATCTTTTTTATCGATTAATTTTCAAGTTGATGGAATTGACGATAGATATATGTCTAATTATTTTGTTGTGAAAGTATGTAAATAGAATTGGGTCTCATATCTTATTTGTAATAATACTCTAAGATTAATATGCAATTTTGATTTCTTTgtttcatcaaatccataattttaattacattatattttttccTGAAATTTGACatctcattttttaatttttttatgtttaatatcttttcttaatttcaattttaatttagtgataattttattaatgtgtaCATAATAATATGGAAAATCAtggtaatatataatttaattttaaattaaataataccactttaataatttaaaaaaataaataaagtgttTTTATAATTTCTCTTTGTTAACTTGTAGGTTAATTGCCGGTACTTTTTATAAAAGAGTCTTAATGCAATTTTAGTtcatttcaaattcataaaaaattaccAATTTAACTatcattttaatcattgtaAATATTAACAAAGCACCGgtgattttgatttaaattttacaattttatgaataatttttacatATTGATAATACAAGAGATTAGATTGATTGTCTTTTTCTATAATAGATTAAAATTGGTATTACATggtttgaataattaatttggtattTTTGTATTAAAGCCCTTTATAAAAAGAAGGTTAAATATcacatgtggtcccttaacttaatttcagttaacgttttagtcttttatcttttttttcttcccaatttagtaatttattcttaacaatatcaaataaagtatgaaaatatgagtttatttgaaaatttacgttgcgaatttgatgaaatttgtattatattgaagaatataattaattttatgagttttgtttgaatctttttttttttgaaattttgtataaaaaattataatattgttgaaattttaaaacataaaatatcaaattgtcacttaaaattaaaataaatgatcaaatcaaaataaaaaaaataaagaattaaaacgttacctaaaattaaattaagggaccacAATATAATTTAGCATAAAAAGAATTATCCAAAGAAGTTTGTATTAAAGTCGTGAGGCATGACAAATAGCACATATATCTATAAGCCTATAACTAGTAGGGgaattttttatctatttattttttaagagaagtcgggattatttttttttcaaaagttctaAAATGAAAAGAGGGTGGATAATGTCAAAGTGGACCATATtactcaaattcaaatatagatAATGgatcaaaaatatttaacactCCAGCATtcacatatattatttttataaataaataataaagagaggtctaaaaataatattaatggttatctatatttttataattgaaataataatttaaataataataattagataaaaataaagaaaataaatatggaaattatattatattagcaTTAACCATATCATAATCTTATCTATAAAAGTAATGAAGACTAtgaactaatatttttaaagagtaTTATCGATTGTCgctataattttttatggtttttaagTATTGATTTATATTGGACCGATTAGTTCATTGtaaaattcaatataaataaatatgtctTAGGCGATTAATGTATtgacaactttttttattatatataaaaaagttcaGATTAATCACAAATATATCATGTAGAagtttaatatttgttgttttcTTAAACTCAATGTGAAAATTCACAAGGaaagaaaaataaggatttattttagcaaaaatatggtataaaaatatcataagaTTAATTTGATATCACCACAAGTTAATCACATATCATTtataatactttaaaatattttaactaaaaaataaaatatttaattgaaattttagtcTTCTTATTTTTACCgatttaataaattagtcttttgttataaaaattgacaattttgattattttatataattttttaactaaaaaaatgacgatttgacATGCTTTAAGTAACGCATCATATGATAGAATGATTAACATCCATAAACcagaataaaatattaaaatttaactttcaactttaaaaataattaaatcaataacatgtgaataattaatgtatcaatataattttatattttttacattatttaaaatatattaaatcgttatttttttaatttaaaaatatgataaaatgataaaaactattgatttaaaaaaatatatcaattttatgaatagataaaatagagaaattaagAATTACaataatgaagaagaaaaaattacacTATCTTTGGAGGTGTTATATGAAATCCGAGAAATCAATGCGCCGGAAAGAAGTAATGACTTTAGCAACAGAAAAAATAAAGAGTCAACGGTTGAGTTAGAAGGAAACACCCAAATCCAATCACGTGTTGCGCCACATGCGTTTATCAAGTAATTACAAATTGcccaacaatttttattttggataAAATAAGGAGGAAACAAAAATACTACTTACTTAAATGTGGATGTTTGATAAGAAGATGGTAAGAAGTTGCATAGGCGGTACAACACGTTCTCAGATTTAaagcaaaattattattttttaaattaaattttttataaaaattatgatatttttaaatttattttttcatatattttaaaaaaatgaaataatgtgTATATAGTTATATCAAATTTATGTTACCAACGTATTCACCATTAGTCTCATGATTTTTTAGATTATAACCAATATTCCTCCAATCAATAATATTTCTCgatactttttaatttataattaatatttactcaattaatattaattttgttagtCAATTAACTtgtactaaaaaatattaaataatttacaacaaaaataaaatgttatatgAAATTCTTGTGAATAAACCAACCTTAGTAAGGtttatatcaataaatttaacaaatacATTTTGCTATTAATAAATCTCTATGTATCAACGAGCAATCAtccatatatattttaaattgtactTATTTTTAAtcgttttgataaatttatctatagtctcttttgttatttaataaaattttcagctctatttgtttgttatttatttatttattttaaatagtctaattcatatttttaagttgatatttatattttacatttatttattaaattaatataattaaaattgtacacttttttttataattgataataaagtgaattgatttaatattcgttgaaataatattaaatttatataagattttatcgattttaatttttatataatattagaatatgatgtatctatacaatataataaaacaaatattgtgtTATGGCAAGTGTGACAAAtgtcatataataaaaatatttaagttaatatcatatttctattttctattaatataaaccacctatatatatatatatatatatatatatatatattttgtaatttgtttatttgttaaattttgagtgattagttattattattattattattattgtattttttgttgttggaaaATACACACTTTTTTAAGAAAGtcaaattttgaaatgaaataaaataaaaatacatttgtaaataatatattataataattattatttttatttcgaagatataaaaaagtaataaatctAACTAATTGATTTATGAATTGTACTTTTCAACAACTTCTTTTGCtatttatttttagaagaaaaaattatagttattatattatagttgtttttatagttatattaatattaataaaattgtaattttaattaattattttgtgacCAAGATTTAtgtaatatatgatttttataataaaaaaatttcagacctttattttcatttttgtttttatcattATGTTTACTGGAGGAGGTTGtattgataaaataaacaaatagataaatttaaataacacaattataatataagaaaataatgttgaaattataaaaaatcatgACCATTGTCTAACAagaaatgaataataataataataataataataataataataatatatatatatatataaaagaataatgaCACACGTATactaacaataattaatataaattttggtcAAACTAAATTAtctaattcaaaatatattcgGAGAGTTTGGATTAGATATTGCAACACAATATGCATTCAGAAAAATTAACTTTAATTGGTTATGTACGCATGTGCAtgtttaaaaaagaataaaaaattaaaactcgaGCATTAACCGAATTTTAGAATATCGATATTCACTTTACACTTGTCTATGAAGCTATCCTGCTATAGTCATTTACTTAATcattttattgatatatatttaaaaatgctgtatataagttttttttacttccaaaataatattaattcattcgtattaaaattgtatattgATCGATAACAACAcgaaattgttaaaaataaaaatgacgaATCTACAAATAAACTCACAATATCCAATTAGTagcataaaacaataaaatattaccaatttgataaaattaaatggaTCAGGACATTCATGCATCTAGTTCTAGTTCTGCAAAGTTGACGATGTTAAAATCATTGATTAAATCATTCTAATCTTGATCgaagttaattttttaatttaaataaaataaacattacattgaaacaaaaaaaaaatgttgcacTTAATTGAtgagataaagaaaaaaaacagaaaaataaatttatttatgtaagaTGATAAAAGGAAAATTAGATTTCGACCCAAAAACGGTGGttcaaaattattcattttcttttatcaaaatagagaaaaaagaaaGTAGAAAGAAAAGTATGGGAGTTAGGTTTTTAACttaattgcaaaaataaaaatgatgtaATTATATATCGATCGACTAAATTGAcatgatattaataatttttatcttaacAACATAGAATTATTAATATTGGGTCTATAAGTTGACACTATATTAAATTCAGGAcaacattaattatatataagccaattgttttgttaatttatctTGTCCTGTTTTCTATAAATGTAGTTGACTTgaaaaatttatacaaaattaGGTGGGAAGGTAACTTtattaaatatagataatttatttatgttatctaTGAGCAAAATTAGAGGAGAATTGTTACACTCTAATTCCATTGATCTCATTGAGTAGGAGATTTCTCAAAGATACTAAGTCGATTATAAGTCAGCTTTGAGTTGTAAGCAGCATTCTTGTACTCCCTCCATGTGAACTCTTTGTACAAACTCTGCTCTTCCCTTGATATCAATATTGAAGGCAAAGGTGCTAACTTTTCATTAAAGGGTGGTCCTCCAAAGTAAATCATTGACACCCTTGACATACTTGTGTCAGTCAAAACCCTGTGTTTTACACTCTTTAATCCCCCATTTGTCATCACcttaataatagaaataaacatataaaaccTCCCAGACTCAAAATagtaaatatcatttttttaaggaTATTGATGTGTAGTGTTTGTTTACCTGTAAGGAGTCACCAACAATGATGAAAAAGGAAGTGTGATCAGGTGGGATTGAAACCCAAGTCCCATCTTTGAGGCATATTTGCAGTCCTGTTGTGTTGTTAGACCTTAGGACAGAAATTAAGTGTGGATCTGTGTGCTCTCCAAATCCAATCAAATTTGCTCCTCCACTCAATGATTGAATCTCTCCACATGCTGCGTAGTGATTTACTCTCAGGCATGAATCACTTCTCTTATCTCTCACCATTTTGCTAAACACATTTCTTTCTTCAATCCCCAATCCATCTGCTATTAATTCCAACACTTCCAAGCACACCTCTTTCACTGCCAATATATATTCTTCAACAGCACACCTAACTCAAAGTATATTTTGCGTGCATTCttatcaaaactttcaaatggAAATTTTGGGTGAAAGATCAATGCCCTAATTTAAAGTAGGAAATATTTTTGTTCTAATGAAATTCAGTTGAGGTGAGGAAGTGTGTCATATACTCTATGGTAGATAAATGTTTAAAAATCATGACAAGAGAAgtcattatttaaaaagaaattaagttTTTTGCCTCTAGGATTGAGAGAGTGACGTGGTCAATTTAATTGGacaataaaaaggaaaaaactaatataaattgagttttaagacatttttatttgtttttctttttggtttaATCAACATAGATAGAATAAGGGTGGACAAAGTTCAGTTCTGAACTAAAACTATTTGAAAACCGAACCAAACTGattttcagtttgaaaaaactgaatcaaaccgatttttaatttaaaaaaccgAACCAAATTGGTTTATGAACTAGTGAACCGgtttatttttgaattgaattgaactggtttgtaaactaaattttacataattacccctaattacttctaaaaaaacaaaatatgttctagtttttttgaattaaaaaccAATTTGGTTTAGTTTTTTCGAACTAAAAAACGATTCGGTTTAGTTTTTCGAACTGACAACCGGTTCGGTCAattttttcaaactgaaaacTGGTTCAAttcgattttaattttaaaaaatcagttcgaaaacagttcggttctcaatttttataaatcagttcagttcaaaaATAGTTCGGTTCAATTCTAtagtttagtttaatttttagtttttttgtacCCCTAGATAGAATCGCGGTCTTAGTGGTAAATACGAGTAATACCATAAACTTTTAGTTATAATAGCATCATgaagtaatttttaaatatgatacAACTCTTATACTATATGAGACTCTCCTCGTAAAGCAGGGGTGAGCTCTGTTTTTACCTGAAGTAAGTATTTGGATTTTGCTGCAAAAGAAGAAGAGACTTAGGAGAAATGACATCAGGGTTAGTGTTTAGAAGAAGGTATTCAACCCAACCAACATCACCGTTTTTGCCAATACTCTTATTTCCATACCCAAATGGATCAGGTGGACCCGCCTTCTCTTTCTCTGACCTAGGCTGTCCGAAAAACTTTACTGTTTCATTTTCCAAATTGGCCATTAACTCTAATGGAACATGGTGGTTGACAACCTTAAAGAATCCAAACTCTTGGCAGGCGTTGACTATTATTCTTTTGGCTTGAGGGTCTGAAAGGTCAACCTCTGGAACACCTTTGAACAACAAACTTGTTGCT
It includes:
- the LOC101488778 gene encoding gibberellin 2-beta-dioxygenase-like; amino-acid sequence: MVVLSQQATLNELFNVNTCKATSLLFKGVPEVDLSDPQAKRIIVNACQEFGFFKVVNHHVPLELMANLENETVKFFGQPRSEKEKAGPPDPFGYGNKSIGKNGDVGWVEYLLLNTNPDVISPKSLLLLQQNPNTYFRCAVEEYILAVKEVCLEVLELIADGLGIEERNVFSKMVRDKRSDSCLRVNHYAACGEIQSLSGGANLIGFGEHTDPHLISVLRSNNTTGLQICLKDGTWVSIPPDHTSFFIIVGDSLQVMTNGGLKSVKHRVLTDTSMSRVSMIYFGGPPFNEKLAPLPSILISREEQSLYKEFTWREYKNAAYNSKLTYNRLSIFEKSPTQ